From one Pseudomonas sp. B21-048 genomic stretch:
- a CDS encoding ABC transporter ATP-binding protein, with the protein MSRVQLRNVGKSYDTHQIINNVDLDIEDGEFCVFVGPSGCGKSTLLRMIAGLEDITAGELLIGDVLANTVPPAKRGVAMVFQSYALYPHMSVYDNMAFGLKLAGKDSKDIRARVLRAASILQLDHLLDRKPKQLSGGQRQRVAIGRAIVRKPGVFLFDEPLSNLDASLRVQMRIEIAKLHKDLKATMVYVTHDQVEAMTLADKIVVLNKGNVEQIGAPLELYNYPKNLFVAGFIGSPRMNFIDCKVVRIDRQEAIVALPGGTQVAVAVEAVSAKPGDEVILGIRPEHLVISEQGFSGKVEVVEQLGDETYAYLDVPGTREGLLTVRLPVTTLVRLGDTLTLGVPKHSSHLFAADQRAYPRGRPTEVTPVESNPVLVVPGNSSGAGQLSGGALH; encoded by the coding sequence ATGTCACGAGTTCAGTTACGTAACGTAGGTAAGTCATACGATACCCACCAGATTATCAACAATGTGGATCTGGATATCGAGGACGGTGAGTTCTGTGTCTTCGTAGGTCCTTCCGGGTGCGGAAAATCGACATTGTTGCGCATGATTGCGGGGCTGGAGGACATCACCGCCGGCGAACTATTGATTGGCGACGTGCTCGCTAACACCGTGCCACCGGCCAAGCGGGGTGTGGCAATGGTATTTCAGTCTTACGCGTTGTACCCGCACATGAGCGTGTACGACAACATGGCCTTCGGGTTGAAACTGGCCGGCAAGGACAGCAAGGACATCAGGGCGCGTGTCTTGCGAGCGGCGAGTATTCTGCAGCTCGATCATCTGCTCGATCGCAAGCCCAAACAGCTTTCAGGTGGCCAGCGGCAACGGGTCGCCATTGGCAGGGCGATTGTCAGGAAACCCGGTGTGTTCCTGTTTGATGAGCCACTCTCCAACCTTGATGCCTCATTGCGCGTACAAATGCGGATCGAGATCGCCAAGCTGCATAAAGACCTCAAGGCAACCATGGTGTACGTGACTCACGATCAGGTTGAAGCCATGACCCTGGCGGATAAGATCGTGGTGCTCAATAAAGGCAATGTGGAGCAGATTGGAGCACCGCTGGAGCTGTACAACTATCCGAAAAATCTATTCGTCGCCGGATTCATTGGTTCACCCAGGATGAATTTCATCGATTGCAAGGTTGTTCGCATTGATCGCCAGGAAGCCATTGTCGCTCTGCCTGGCGGTACGCAGGTGGCGGTGGCAGTAGAGGCGGTCAGCGCCAAGCCAGGTGACGAGGTGATCCTTGGTATCCGCCCCGAACACTTGGTCATCTCTGAACAGGGCTTCAGCGGCAAGGTGGAAGTAGTGGAGCAACTCGGGGACGAGACCTATGCCTACCTGGACGTACCGGGGACCCGTGAAGGCCTGCTGACTGTTCGTTTGCCTGTGACGACGCTCGTCCGACTGGGCGATACGTTGACGCTCGGTGTGCCGAAACACAGTAGTCATTTGTTTGCCGCAGACCAAAGGGCCTACCCGAGGGGCAGGCCAACTGAGGTCACGCCCGTCGAGAGTAACCCTGTTCTGGTGGTGCCCGGCAATTCATCTGGTGCAGGCCAATTATCCGGAGGCGCGCTCCACTAG
- a CDS encoding carbohydrate ABC transporter permease, whose protein sequence is MVNTTAKASAADAFPSGKPGNSGPRNSSLTRDRVRSAWLFLAPMLIVLVLIAGWPLARTIWFGFTDANLADLSSARFVGFGNYLTIDDGRWSGLLTDPDWWHAVWNTAYFAVVSVSLEVVFGTIVALVLNANFPGRALVRAAVLIPWAIPTIVSAKMWGWMLNDQFGILNHALMALGIISHPQAWTADPDLSMIAVVIVDVWKTTPFMALLILAGLQMLPSDCYEAAKIDGIHPVRVFFKVTLPLVRPAIMVAVLFRALDALRVFDLIYVLTSNSKETMSMSIYARQQLLDFQEVGYGSAASTLLFLVVAFCIVLYIVAGRVRFDEEQ, encoded by the coding sequence ATGGTAAATACTACTGCTAAAGCATCTGCCGCTGATGCTTTTCCCTCCGGGAAACCAGGCAACTCAGGACCTCGTAATAGCTCTTTAACGCGTGACCGTGTGCGCTCAGCGTGGTTGTTTCTAGCCCCGATGCTGATAGTTCTGGTACTCATCGCTGGCTGGCCGCTCGCACGCACTATCTGGTTTGGCTTCACCGATGCCAACCTCGCGGATTTGAGCAGTGCACGGTTTGTTGGTTTTGGCAATTATCTGACTATTGACGATGGGCGCTGGTCGGGCTTGCTGACGGATCCTGATTGGTGGCATGCAGTATGGAACACCGCGTACTTTGCGGTTGTATCCGTCAGCCTGGAAGTCGTTTTCGGGACGATCGTTGCCTTGGTACTTAATGCCAATTTTCCAGGGCGAGCATTGGTGCGTGCGGCCGTTCTCATTCCCTGGGCTATCCCTACCATTGTCTCGGCGAAAATGTGGGGTTGGATGCTGAATGATCAGTTCGGGATTCTGAATCACGCATTGATGGCGCTGGGAATCATCAGTCATCCGCAAGCGTGGACGGCGGATCCGGACCTCTCGATGATTGCCGTTGTGATAGTAGACGTCTGGAAGACCACCCCATTCATGGCGTTGCTGATTTTGGCCGGCCTGCAGATGCTTCCTTCCGATTGTTACGAGGCAGCGAAGATTGATGGCATCCACCCGGTGCGGGTGTTTTTCAAAGTCACGTTGCCGTTGGTTCGGCCAGCCATCATGGTCGCCGTGCTTTTCCGCGCGCTTGATGCCTTGCGCGTGTTCGATCTCATTTATGTGCTGACCTCCAACAGTAAAGAGACAATGTCCATGTCGATCTATGCACGCCAACAGCTCCTGGACTTCCAGGAAGTCGGCTACGGTTCTGCTGCGTCCACGCTACTGTTTCTGGTCGTGGCCTTCTGCATCGTTCTATACATCGTGGCCGGTCGCGTTCGCTTCGACGAAGAGCAATAA
- a CDS encoding TolC family outer membrane protein encodes MCRARGVFLFVCLLPAFLQAAPMKDRAELMGVYRQAVLHDSDLAAARADFAARQEIVPQARANLLPVISAGTTVESTRLDRDQPELMRERSGTTVQANLKQPVFNAAFWFELKAAQASTAQAALELSAKEQELILKTAEAYFEALRATDEQAASVAEEVALKQQLDQAQGRLKGGLASITDVLDAESAYDNAFANRKLAQRKVDDAFEQLIRLTNNNYVSIEGMQHQLPVSAPVPDDTQSWVDAAVGQNLMLLASNYAVRAAEQNLNQRKAGHAPTVDAVASYRRGDNDSFGYSNPSDFGLDGYRSQVSQSSVALEMTIPIFSGGRTSSQSREAYDRLTQSEELRESQRREVVLDARNFFRAVNSDIEQIKARKQTIISSQRSLKASKVGADVGTRNTVDVLNAQRQLFKAVRDYNNARYDYILNNLRLKEVAGTLSADDLLRLAEYLKTDYEPQRDFLPPDLIQLSTSDRSFTVTQ; translated from the coding sequence ATGTGCCGTGCCCGAGGCGTCTTTCTGTTCGTCTGCTTGCTCCCTGCGTTTCTGCAGGCTGCGCCCATGAAGGATCGAGCTGAATTGATGGGCGTCTATCGCCAGGCCGTCCTGCATGACTCAGACCTTGCCGCCGCCCGCGCTGACTTTGCCGCCCGACAAGAAATAGTGCCGCAGGCCCGGGCCAATCTGTTACCCGTCATCAGTGCGGGCACAACAGTAGAGTCCACTCGCCTTGATCGTGATCAGCCTGAGCTTATGCGTGAGCGCAGTGGAACGACTGTGCAAGCCAACCTTAAACAGCCGGTGTTCAATGCGGCTTTCTGGTTTGAGCTGAAAGCGGCTCAGGCTAGTACTGCACAAGCGGCGCTGGAGCTATCCGCCAAAGAGCAGGAGCTCATTCTCAAAACGGCTGAGGCCTATTTTGAAGCATTGCGTGCGACTGACGAACAGGCGGCCTCAGTCGCTGAAGAGGTCGCGCTCAAGCAGCAGCTTGATCAAGCGCAGGGGCGACTAAAGGGTGGACTGGCGAGTATTACGGATGTTCTGGATGCCGAGTCGGCTTACGACAACGCTTTTGCCAATCGCAAACTCGCTCAGCGAAAAGTAGATGATGCTTTCGAGCAGTTGATACGTCTGACCAATAACAACTACGTGAGCATTGAGGGGATGCAGCATCAACTGCCAGTTTCCGCTCCGGTGCCCGATGACACCCAATCGTGGGTCGACGCGGCGGTTGGGCAAAACCTGATGCTATTGGCGAGCAACTATGCCGTGCGCGCAGCGGAACAAAACCTGAACCAGCGCAAAGCCGGACATGCCCCCACCGTAGATGCTGTCGCTTCGTACCGTCGCGGAGACAACGACAGTTTTGGCTACAGCAATCCCAGTGACTTTGGCCTGGATGGTTATCGCAGCCAGGTCTCCCAAAGCAGTGTCGCGCTGGAAATGACTATTCCGATTTTCAGTGGGGGCCGCACCAGTTCGCAGTCACGTGAGGCATATGACCGACTGACCCAAAGTGAGGAATTGAGGGAAAGCCAGCGTCGAGAGGTGGTGCTCGATGCGCGTAATTTCTTCCGTGCGGTCAACTCAGATATAGAGCAGATAAAGGCGCGTAAACAGACGATCATCTCGAGTCAGCGCTCGCTTAAAGCATCTAAAGTCGGTGCCGATGTCGGTACGCGTAATACCGTTGATGTCCTCAATGCACAACGTCAGCTGTTCAAGGCCGTGCGCGACTACAACAACGCGCGCTATGACTACATTCTCAATAATCTACGTTTGAAAGAAGTCGCAGGCACCTTGAGTGCCGATGACCTTCTGAGGCTGGCCGAGTACCTGAAAACCGACTATGAGCCGCAACGTGACTTCCTTCCTCCCGACTTGATACAACTCTCAACGTCCGACCGTTCATTCACGGTCACCCAATGA
- a CDS encoding HlyD family type I secretion periplasmic adaptor subunit produces MSEPSAARELLQRYRFAWRQAWRQRKQLDAPLRLAHEVQFLPAALALQDQPSHPAPRYIQWAIMFFAALALVWACLGEIEVVATARGKVVASGKSKTIQPSEVAVVKAIRVYDGQSVKAGDVLVELDTSASGADVKRFKSDVLAAQVDSARASAMLEAIRSGKEPGSLAGYMLEAEPQQILAAQRWLNGQYLEMRSSLDQVDAEVEQRTAEIQSANAIVSSLQQSLPITRRLAEDYKELLDQQYVPRHAYLEKQQALLDQNRDMAVQQARVIELNASRKEAERRRQSILAQTRRTMLDLQQQSEQKAASLTQELRKAEQRDHLMSLTAPVDGTVQQLAIHTVGGVVTAAQPLMVVVPSDQPVEVEAMLENKDVGFVRDGQAVTVKVETFTFTKYGTVEGKVISVSNDAIEDEKLGPIYSSRVRLLTDFILVRGQRVSLSPGMAVTVEIKTDRRKVIDYFLSPLQQYADESLRER; encoded by the coding sequence ATGAGCGAACCTTCAGCAGCACGCGAATTGTTGCAACGTTACCGGTTTGCCTGGCGCCAGGCTTGGCGTCAGCGCAAACAGCTGGATGCGCCTTTGCGCCTGGCACATGAAGTGCAATTCCTGCCGGCGGCATTGGCCTTGCAGGACCAGCCCAGCCATCCGGCACCGCGGTACATTCAGTGGGCCATCATGTTCTTCGCAGCCTTGGCGCTGGTATGGGCCTGTCTTGGGGAAATCGAAGTCGTGGCGACGGCGCGAGGTAAGGTTGTCGCTAGCGGCAAGAGCAAGACCATACAGCCGAGCGAAGTGGCGGTGGTCAAGGCGATACGTGTTTACGACGGCCAGTCAGTCAAGGCCGGTGACGTTCTGGTGGAGTTGGATACCAGCGCATCCGGTGCCGATGTAAAACGTTTCAAAAGCGACGTATTGGCTGCGCAGGTCGATAGCGCGCGCGCCAGTGCCATGCTTGAGGCCATTCGCAGCGGCAAGGAGCCAGGATCCTTGGCGGGCTACATGCTGGAGGCCGAGCCGCAACAGATCCTGGCGGCGCAACGCTGGCTGAATGGGCAATACCTGGAAATGCGCAGCTCACTGGATCAAGTGGACGCCGAAGTCGAACAGCGTACTGCCGAGATTCAGTCAGCTAACGCCATTGTCAGCTCCTTACAGCAGTCACTTCCGATCACCCGCCGCCTGGCTGAAGACTACAAAGAGCTGCTTGATCAGCAATATGTTCCACGCCACGCCTACCTGGAAAAGCAGCAGGCGCTGCTGGACCAGAATCGTGATATGGCCGTGCAACAAGCACGTGTGATTGAACTCAATGCAAGCCGCAAGGAAGCCGAACGGCGCCGTCAAAGCATCCTGGCGCAAACCCGCCGCACGATGCTCGACTTACAGCAGCAATCCGAACAGAAAGCCGCATCGCTTACCCAAGAGCTGCGCAAGGCTGAACAACGCGATCACTTGATGAGCCTGACGGCACCCGTCGACGGTACGGTTCAGCAATTGGCCATTCATACCGTCGGTGGCGTGGTGACGGCCGCACAACCGCTAATGGTCGTGGTGCCGAGTGATCAGCCCGTAGAGGTCGAGGCCATGCTGGAGAACAAGGATGTCGGCTTTGTACGTGACGGGCAGGCCGTGACGGTCAAGGTGGAAACCTTTACGTTCACCAAGTATGGAACGGTCGAAGGGAAAGTCATCAGCGTGTCCAACGACGCCATTGAAGACGAGAAGTTAGGGCCGATCTACAGCAGCCGGGTTCGTCTGCTGACCGACTTTATTCTGGTCCGAGGTCAACGGGTGTCGTTGTCTCCAGGGATGGCTGTCACAGTAGAGATTAAGACAGATCGGCGCAAAGTCATCGATTACTTCCTAAGTCCGCTGCAGCAGTACGCCGATGAAAGTTTACGTGAGCGGTAA
- a CDS encoding ABC transporter substrate-binding protein: MNIRNFTTSGLGLLLGSLLQAGVCSAATISISCSATGKDLEMCTQSAEAWAKQSGNQVNVVSSPDAGRLALYQQLLSAGSSDIDVLQIDTVWPGILGQHLVDLKEKAGGVTDQHFASLIQNDTVGNRLVAMPWYADSGVLYYRTDLLEKYKAKVPETWEELSATAKMIQDAERTAGQDKLWGFVWQGRNYEGLMCNALEWVSSYNGGAIVDATGKVTIDSPEAVAALTLAKSWVGSISPQGVLNYSEEEARGVFQSGDAVFMRNWPYALALANNAGSPVKEKVGIAVLPKGGEEGRHTPVLGGWQLAVSKYSKNPDAAADLVMYLTSAAEQKRRVIAGGYSPTITALYSDESVRSAVGPVVDVLHDTLTNAVLRPSAITGGRYSQVSAEFSNAVYSVISGRTDAATSLKDLDSKLYRMGRGGKW; this comes from the coding sequence ATGAATATTCGTAACTTCACCACATCCGGATTGGGCCTACTCTTGGGTTCGTTACTGCAGGCAGGTGTCTGCAGCGCAGCGACTATTAGCATTTCCTGCAGCGCGACTGGCAAAGACCTGGAAATGTGTACCCAGAGTGCCGAGGCCTGGGCAAAACAAAGTGGCAACCAGGTCAATGTGGTGTCTTCACCAGACGCGGGCCGATTGGCGCTGTATCAACAATTACTGAGCGCTGGTTCATCGGATATCGATGTATTGCAGATCGATACCGTCTGGCCGGGTATCCTGGGGCAACACCTGGTTGACCTGAAGGAAAAGGCTGGTGGCGTGACAGACCAGCACTTTGCTTCCCTTATCCAAAACGACACAGTCGGCAATCGGCTGGTCGCAATGCCTTGGTATGCCGACTCAGGGGTGCTGTATTACCGCACGGATCTACTGGAAAAGTACAAGGCCAAGGTCCCCGAAACCTGGGAAGAGTTGAGCGCCACGGCAAAGATGATTCAGGATGCCGAGCGCACTGCCGGCCAAGACAAGTTATGGGGGTTTGTCTGGCAGGGCCGCAATTACGAAGGGCTTATGTGCAATGCTCTTGAGTGGGTGTCGAGCTACAACGGTGGCGCGATCGTCGATGCCACCGGCAAGGTGACGATTGACAGTCCCGAGGCGGTCGCCGCTCTGACGCTCGCCAAGAGCTGGGTGGGCAGCATCAGCCCGCAAGGCGTTCTGAACTACAGCGAGGAGGAGGCCCGCGGGGTATTCCAGTCCGGCGATGCGGTGTTCATGCGTAACTGGCCTTACGCACTGGCGCTGGCCAACAATGCCGGTAGTCCTGTCAAGGAAAAGGTCGGTATAGCGGTACTCCCCAAGGGAGGCGAAGAGGGGCGGCATACACCAGTCCTCGGCGGCTGGCAGTTAGCTGTTTCCAAATACTCGAAAAATCCCGACGCGGCGGCGGATCTGGTGATGTACCTCACCAGCGCGGCGGAGCAGAAGCGACGTGTCATCGCAGGAGGTTACTCCCCAACGATTACCGCCCTTTACAGCGACGAAAGTGTTCGCTCGGCTGTGGGGCCGGTCGTTGATGTCCTTCACGACACATTGACCAATGCCGTATTGCGACCTTCGGCGATCACCGGGGGCCGATACAGTCAGGTGAGCGCCGAGTTCTCCAATGCCGTTTATTCCGTTATTTCCGGCCGTACTGACGCCGCGACGAGTTTGAAGGATCTGGACAGCAAACTGTACAGAATGGGTCGAGGTGGAAAATGGTAA
- a CDS encoding carbohydrate ABC transporter permease, with protein sequence MKKVLGTCAFYLLVAMIVFISVFPFYYAIISSLKPASQMFNVDYFPKFWHWENYVAVFREQRFAANILNSLLVAFSVVAVSLLLSVTAAYALGRIRFRGRNTILVIILGVSMFPQVAVLSGMFELIRLLGLYNNLLGLTLSYLIFTLPFTVWVLTTFIRGLPKELEEAAIMDGAKPWTIITRVLMPLMWPVLVTTGLLAFVAAWNEFLFALTFTLTNEQRTVPVAIALITGGSAHELPWGNIMAASVIVTIPIVLLVLFFQRRIVSGLTAGAVKG encoded by the coding sequence ATGAAAAAAGTGCTCGGGACCTGCGCCTTTTACCTACTGGTGGCGATGATTGTTTTCATTTCTGTCTTTCCGTTTTACTACGCGATCATCTCGTCGCTCAAACCGGCGTCTCAGATGTTCAATGTCGACTACTTTCCTAAATTCTGGCACTGGGAAAACTATGTTGCAGTGTTCCGTGAACAGCGGTTTGCGGCCAATATCCTGAACTCACTACTGGTCGCGTTCTCAGTGGTGGCCGTGTCGTTGTTGCTGAGCGTAACGGCCGCTTACGCGTTGGGTCGAATACGCTTTCGTGGACGCAACACGATCCTCGTGATCATCTTGGGGGTGTCCATGTTTCCACAGGTCGCGGTGCTGTCGGGCATGTTCGAGCTGATCCGTTTACTGGGTCTCTACAATAACTTGCTTGGCCTGACGCTTTCGTACCTGATTTTCACGCTTCCTTTTACGGTATGGGTCCTGACGACTTTTATCAGGGGCCTTCCCAAGGAGTTGGAAGAGGCGGCAATCATGGACGGAGCCAAGCCATGGACGATCATCACCCGTGTGTTGATGCCGCTCATGTGGCCGGTTCTGGTGACGACCGGGTTATTGGCTTTTGTGGCGGCGTGGAATGAGTTCCTCTTTGCCCTGACGTTCACCTTGACCAATGAACAACGCACAGTGCCGGTAGCCATTGCTCTGATCACCGGTGGCAGCGCTCACGAACTGCCCTGGGGCAACATTATGGCGGCCTCGGTCATTGTGACGATCCCCATTGTATTGTTGGTGCTGTTCTTCCAGCGGCGCATTGTTTCAGGGTTGACCGCAGGTGCAGTGAAAGGCTGA
- a CDS encoding type I secretion system permease/ATPase — MQEQGTEPAKQTALLDTGLACLAMLARFHNVAVSPEQLAHEYVEEGQVFGKAEILMAARQLDLKAKAIRTPFERLDRTPLPAIACANDGSFFIIARLDQDNILIHDPQSQRPEMINPRQLQSRWNGELVLLRSQSSLAADLSKFDFTWFVPAIVKYRKLLGEVLLVSFVLQIFSLLTPLFFQVVMDKVLVHHGLTTLDVIAIGLLGIMVFETVLSGLRSYVFAHTASRIDVELGSKLFRHLVTLPLSYFQARRVGDSVARVRELENIRSFLTGNTITLVLDVLFSVVFIAVMFFYSGWLTLVVLLSLPLYIVVSLVITPVLRARLNESFARGAENQAFLVETVNGIDTLKSMAVEPQITRKWDNQLAAYVSAGFKTQTLSTIANESVSLIGKLVTVATLWLGARLVIDGQLSVGQLIAFNMLAGRVAQPIMRLAQLWTNFQQTGVSVQRLGDILNTRTEMSQATRSALPTLKGRVEFDQVHFRYRPDGSEVLRSVSLVIGAGEVIGVVGRSGSGKSTLTRLLQRLYVPERGRVLVDGMDLALADVSSLRRQIGVVLQDNMLFNRSIRENIALTDPGAPLETVMGAAKMAGAHDFILELPEGYDTVVGEHGASLSGGQRQRVAIARALIGNPRILIFDEATSALDYESERIIQQNMQTICKGRTVIIIAHRLSAVRDAHRIVVMDRGQIVEQGTHSELLAHQAGHYSRLHRLQQG; from the coding sequence ATGCAAGAACAAGGGACAGAGCCGGCTAAGCAGACAGCCTTGCTCGATACAGGCCTGGCGTGTCTCGCCATGCTGGCGCGCTTTCATAACGTTGCGGTTTCTCCGGAGCAGCTTGCCCACGAGTATGTCGAAGAAGGGCAAGTATTCGGCAAGGCGGAGATACTGATGGCCGCCCGCCAACTGGACTTGAAGGCCAAGGCGATCCGCACCCCCTTCGAGCGGTTGGATAGAACCCCATTGCCCGCTATCGCCTGCGCAAACGATGGCAGTTTTTTTATCATTGCCCGTCTTGATCAGGACAATATCCTGATTCATGACCCGCAGTCACAGCGCCCGGAAATGATCAACCCCCGGCAACTTCAATCACGCTGGAACGGCGAATTAGTGTTGCTGCGCTCCCAATCATCGTTGGCCGCCGATCTGTCCAAGTTCGATTTCACGTGGTTCGTTCCCGCCATTGTCAAATACCGCAAGTTGCTTGGCGAAGTGCTGCTGGTGTCCTTTGTCCTGCAGATATTTTCGCTACTGACGCCCTTGTTCTTTCAGGTCGTGATGGACAAAGTATTGGTTCATCACGGCCTGACAACCCTGGATGTGATCGCCATCGGCCTGTTGGGCATCATGGTGTTCGAGACCGTCTTGAGTGGGCTGCGCAGTTATGTGTTTGCCCACACGGCCAGCCGCATTGATGTTGAGCTGGGATCGAAGTTGTTTCGTCACCTGGTGACGCTGCCGCTTTCGTATTTCCAGGCCCGGAGGGTGGGGGATTCGGTTGCGCGGGTCCGCGAACTTGAAAATATCCGCAGCTTCCTCACAGGCAATACCATCACCCTGGTACTGGATGTTCTGTTTTCCGTGGTGTTTATCGCGGTGATGTTTTTCTACAGTGGCTGGCTGACCTTGGTGGTGCTGTTGTCCCTGCCGCTGTACATCGTGGTTTCGCTGGTGATTACCCCGGTGTTGCGTGCACGGCTGAATGAAAGTTTTGCACGGGGGGCCGAAAATCAGGCGTTCCTGGTCGAAACGGTCAATGGTATCGATACGCTCAAATCCATGGCCGTCGAGCCACAGATAACGCGTAAATGGGATAACCAGTTGGCGGCCTATGTCAGTGCGGGTTTCAAGACGCAAACCCTGTCTACCATTGCCAACGAAAGCGTGTCTCTGATCGGCAAACTAGTCACCGTTGCGACACTTTGGCTAGGCGCCAGGCTGGTGATCGACGGTCAACTCTCTGTAGGCCAGTTGATTGCATTCAATATGCTGGCGGGTCGAGTGGCGCAACCGATCATGCGCTTGGCCCAGTTGTGGACGAATTTCCAACAGACTGGTGTTTCGGTCCAGCGACTTGGCGACATTCTCAACACGCGTACTGAAATGTCCCAGGCCACTCGGAGCGCGCTGCCGACCCTCAAGGGGCGTGTCGAGTTTGACCAAGTGCATTTTCGTTATCGCCCCGACGGTTCAGAAGTATTGCGTAGTGTCAGCTTGGTCATCGGAGCAGGAGAGGTCATCGGCGTGGTGGGGCGGTCTGGTTCGGGCAAGAGCACGCTCACACGGCTGTTACAGCGTCTTTACGTCCCGGAGCGAGGACGTGTGTTAGTGGACGGCATGGACTTGGCCCTGGCCGATGTGTCATCGCTGCGTCGGCAGATCGGAGTTGTCCTTCAGGACAACATGCTGTTCAACCGCAGTATCCGTGAAAACATCGCGTTGACCGATCCCGGCGCGCCACTGGAAACGGTGATGGGGGCCGCAAAAATGGCCGGCGCCCACGATTTTATCCTGGAGCTGCCCGAAGGGTATGACACGGTCGTTGGGGAGCATGGTGCTTCACTATCCGGCGGTCAGCGTCAGCGCGTGGCGATCGCAAGAGCACTGATCGGCAACCCGAGAATCCTTATCTTCGACGAGGCCACCAGCGCACTGGACTATGAGTCGGAGCGCATCATCCAGCAGAACATGCAGACGATTTGCAAGGGCCGCACCGTCATCATCATTGCCCACCGATTGTCCGCCGTGCGCGATGCCCATCGTATCGTGGTGATGGACCGTGGGCAGATCGTTGAGCAGGGCACCCACAGCGAACTTCTGGCGCATCAGGCGGGCCACTACTCTCGCCTTCACCGTTTGCAACAGGGGTAG